In Chloroflexota bacterium, the genomic window TAGTGGGTCACGTGAACGAGGAGGACATCGGGATCGTTCACGATGTGCCGCGTGTTCGTCGGATGCGCCTGCGGCGGATCGTGCTCGAGATAGATCCGCGGAAGGCGGCGCTGGTCCCGCGTGAGAAGGTCGTATTGGTCCTCCAAAAAATGCTGGGATGTCTGGAAGAGGATGCAGTCGAACGTCAGCGAGCGGAGGTCGGCCGCGTCGACCTCGTACACGTTGTCGGGCCACGGGAACGGGCCCGAACGCCCACCGTATCCGTGCGGACGCCCAGATTTCACCGGGAGAAAGAATTCGTGCGGACACTGGCTCAGATACAGGAGGTAGCTTCCGTGGACGTGCCAGGTGAGAATGCGCAGGGGGTGGGTCATTTCGGCCTTTCCTCTTGAGCTGCCAGGATCGGCTGGTCTGGGAATCCGCGTCGCGGGCTAGAATGTCCCCGAGTAAACCGAGCACGCCTCACAGACGCCCGGCGGCCTGTCGGACGCAAGCTGCTGGCGGAACCGGGCGTATTCAGGTCCCCACCAGATGGCGGCGACACCACCGTTCCCCATGTTGCCGAGGTTGGCGCGGTCCGGCGTCGCGACCATGCAGCAGGGCATTGCGATCCCCTGGTAGCTCACGTACGCGCCCGACCACGGCCACGCGCAGCGGTCCGGACCCGGCACGCCGGGGGCATGCGGGCGTGGACGGAGGTTCGGCAGGCGCAATTCGACCCCGAGCTGGTCTGCCACGTCCCGAGCCTCCGCGAATACGCGGTGGACCTGCTCCTCATCGGACCCGAGCAAGGTTTGGCGTTGCACGAACTCGCGCATCGGGCGATAGCGGTCGGGGAGGCTGGATTCGCCAAAGTCGTGACACAGGTGCTGGACAAAGACCGCCTCGAAGGCAAATGCGTGCGCCAGCCGCACGATTTCCGGCAGCTCGTGCAGGTTCTCCCGCATCAGCACCATGACCAGTCGCATGTGCGGGAGATCGCTCTCCAGCCTCGCTTTCGCGGAACGCAAGCTCCCGATGTTATCGAGGAGCCGGTCAAATTGGGCGCGCACGCGAATGCGCTCGTAAGTGTCTCGCGTCGCGCCATCGACGGAGGCGTGCAGCCAGTCGAGTCCGCTGCGCACGCATTCCTCGGCCCGCCGTGGGGTGAGGAGCGTGCAGTTCGAATTGGTGCTGACTCGGACACCTCGAGCCGTTGCGAAGCGAACCATGTCGAAAAACCGCGGGTGCATCATCGGCTCTCCGAGCCCCTGGAGATGAAGCTCCTCGAGACCCGGAAGCTGGTCGAGGATCGCTTCAAAGATTCGCCATTCCATGAACGCCGGTGGCCCATATGGAGGCCCGTCCTCACGAAACTGGATTGGGCACATGGCGCAGCGCAGATTGCATTGCCCCACGGGCTCCAACTGCACGAACGTTGGCAGCGGTGGAAGCCGCAGATCCGCTGAGCGCGGGCGGACGGGCGCGGTCATAGGAACACCACGCGAAACCGGAATGCCCCGCGCACGCGCCAAAAGATGGACACCAGAGGAATGAGCGACGACGTCACCAGGATCTCCGCCACGTGGCTCGGGTGGCGCGACGTTGCGCGAAGGCGCTCGGCGCAGAATTGCCCGGTCAGGAGGATCCAGAGGGCCGCAGCGGCAGCGGCGACGGGATGGCGCCGCGTCAGCAGCCCCCCGACGAAGCCCAGGGCCGATGCAAGGATGGAGTAGTAGCGAATCGGGGGCGCGGATTGAACGCGGGCTCGGTAGAGGACTGGGTGCTTTTTGTACAGGAGCGCGTTGAACTGACTCAACCGCTGGAGGCGCAAGCTGATGCCCCAGGGGGCTGGCCGGACCGGATGGACCACCAGCGCGTCCGGGGCATGGACCAGCCGCTTCCCGTGTTCCAGAAGGGAAAACCAGAGGTCGCTGTCCTCGCGCCATGCGGCCGTGTACCGCTCGTCGAATCCGCCGATCTCCGCGATCGCGGAGCGACGGAAGAAGCAGTTCGCGGTCGCGAATTCCGCGTCCTCCAGCCGCGAGACCTCACGCTCGTAATCGGTGGGGTTTGGAGGGATCGGAACGCGAACGGCCCCCCAAACGCCGTCAGCGCCGTCCTTCATGGCTTGCAGGCCATGGCGCAGCCAGCTCGGCGACGGGACGCAGTCATCGTCCGTGAATGCCACGATCTCGGCGCCCGCGGCGCGCCACCCGAGATTCCGTGCGGCGGCGGGTCCGTGCGCATCGTGAACGGGGACGTAGCGAATCGTGGGCCCCGGGCGGGATTGCGACGCGAACGCCGTGACGAGCCGCTCGCATTCCCGGCTGGCCGCGTCGTCGGCCACGATGATTTCGAATTCGTCAGGCGGCAGATCCTGCCGCTGGAGCGCCGTCAGGCACCGCGCGATCTGATCGGGGCGCCAAAAGGTCGGAACAACGACCGAAACCTTCAACCCGGATGCGGTCATCGGCGCAGCTCCGCCTTCGTGACGAGAAACGACCCGATTGCCAGTGCGTCCAGGGGCGACGACCAGAAACACTCAACCGCGTCTCTCGGCGTACACACGATCGGCTCACCGCGCGTGTTGAAGGAGGTGTTCACCAGAATGGGCACCCCCGTGCGGCGAGAAAACGCGCGGACTAGGTCGTAGTAGACGGGGTGTTGGCTTCGATTGATGGTCTGGATGCGGGCCGTCCCGTCGATATGGCGGACCGCCGGAATCCGGTCGGCGACCTCAGGAAGGACCTCGTGGACGAACAGCATGAAGGGCGAGGTTGCCGCGCCGCGAAACCAGTTCGGCGCCTCCTCTTCCAGAACTACTGGCGCGACGGGGCGAAAGTCCTCGCGGTCCTTGATCTCATTCAGCCGTTCCTGCATCGAGGCATGGATGGGAGACGCGAGAATCGAGCGGGCGCCGAGAGCGCGCGGCCCGAACTCCATGCGCCCCTGAAACCAGCCGACGATCTTGTCTTCGGCGAGGATCTCGGCCGTCTCCCTCGGGACGTCCTCCAGCCGTCGGAATGGGATCTTCGCCCAGGTCAAGAACCGCTCGATCTCATCGTCCGAGAAGGACGGGCCGAGAAACACATCGTCCATCCGGTAGCATCGCTCGGCGCCAGCGCGCTCGTGCGCGTCGACCCACAGGGCTGCGCCGAGGGACGTTCCTGCGTCGCCCGCCGCCGGCTGGACCCACATGCGACGAAACGGGCCTTCATCGCGCAGCCGCGCATTCATCACGCAGTTGAGGCCGACGCCGCCGGCGACGCAGAGGTTCTCTGCGCGCGTGCGCTCGTGGAGCCATCGGGCCACCTCGAGCACCGTCTCTTCAAGAACTCGTTGAAGGGAAGCGGCCACGTCGAAGTGGCGTTGCTCCCACGCCCCGTTGCGCGCACGACCAGGCCCGAACAGCGGCCCAAAGTCAACCTGGTGGACGACGAACTGGCCGTCCGGCGCGCGCTCCACGATGCGGTGAAACTCGGCGAGGTATCGGGGCGTTCCAAACGCGGCAAGCGCCATCACCTTGTATTCGTCGGACGCGCGAAGGAACCCGAGATAGGCCGTGACCTGTTCGTACAGCAGCCCCAGGGAGTTGGGCATCTCGACCCGGCCGATTTGCTCGAGCTCGCGTCCCGAGCCGAGGCTGTAGCTCGTGGTCGCGCGCTCGCCGCGGCCGTCGACGGTCAGGACCGCGGCTCGATCGAAGGGCGACGCGTGGAAGGCGCTCGCCGCGTGAGTCAGGTGGTGGTCCACAAAGTGCCAGGTATACGGACCATCAGGCCGCGCCCCTTCGAACCGAGACCTCAGGTGATGGGGCGCTCCACTGGCAAGCTGGCGGGGCGCGTTTACGACGTATGACAGGAAAAGCGGCTCCCACGGCGATTCCCACGAGGGCGTGGCCTCGACACTGCTCGGCTCGAGTGGGAGGACGAGGCGCCGATCGGCGTTGCGGCGCGCGAGAAGCTGGAACGGGTCGAACGAATAGGCGACGTGCTGGACGTCGACTAGGCGAAGATTCGCTTCTTGGAGGCAATAGTCGATGGCGTGGTATGGCAGCTCGTATGCAGAAAACGGAGTTGGTCGCTTCCCATGTTTGACACGCGTAAAGCGCTCTTCCTCGGCTGCTGATACAATCACGCCGTCACATATCAGGCAAGCTGACGAATCATGGAATGCCGAATTGATTCCAAGTGTGTACAAGTGTGGCAAACTCCGTTACTTGTTCGCCGTGAATGTGGTGTAACTGGTCCAGTATCGCGGTGGACGGAGAACGTTTCCCGTTGCAACCGGTTACCAGCGGGTGAACAGATCGTGCGCACACGCGAGAGTTCTGTGACCAGAACGGGTGCGGGTCGCCGCGTTCGGGTGTCAGCCGCCTTCAGCCGGGGCGCGCTCGACGATCTGGCGCGGCTGATCGGACCCCGAGCGGGAGCGTCCCGTGAGCCAATTGATGATGGCGCTGCCCTGTTCGATAGGTCCGCGCAGCTCTTGCTGCATCTCGCGCAGGCCTGAGCGGAGCTCCGATTCGGCGCGCACGTCCGATTGAAACCGTGTTGGCTCGAAGGTGAGCACGAGCGTGCGCCCCGGAATCAAAAAATCGAACGACCCTTCGTCGCCGTTGGCGGGATCCCGGGCGGACGGGAACGGCGGCAGGTCCGACGGAATGCCTGGGCCCCACTTCACGGGGCTGTCGGTGGATGCGCCTATTGCGGCATACAGCGCCGCCCAGCGCTCGTTTTCCTGCAGCGCGTACGGATCGCGCATCCCCCGGGCGTCGTCGCGGCCGGTCCGATAGAAGACGCGAACGACACCATCCCAGCCGTATTGGATCCGAAAGACGCGGCCGTCGGGCAGTTCGGTGATGTGAGAGCGGGTGCCCAACGCGTCTTCCACAGCAGCGAACGGTGAGCCCGAATCTGGCGTGAACACGTAGCGAGTCAGATCCTCGCGATCGTTTTCGGTTACGGGCACCACCGCGCTAGCCCGGGAGAGGACTTCGCGCACCGGATCGAGGTATGTGTGGGTGCGGTCCACCTCGAGCGTCAGCTCTGCGTGTGGTGCTACGTCGGCGATCAGGGAGCGGATCCGTTCGGTCTGGAAAACGTCCGGATCGGCCACGCGATAGACGGCCTGGGCTAATCGTCGTGGATCGGTCAGTCCCCGGGTAAGGAGATAGGCGAGGTCCGGATCAAAGCGGACGACCCAATTTCCGGGGTCGCCCGCCCGCATGGTCTCGTAGCGAATCGGAAAGGGCTCCGTCAGGTAGTAGCGGAGAACGTCCCCACGTTCGCTCACATAGGTCCGAACGATCGCGGTTCCGCCATACGTCTCGGTGGCTTCGATCGTGCTCCGGACGACGAACGTGTCGGGTGGCAGCTCCAGCTCGAACTCGTCCCCGGGCTGGATTGACCGAGCGTTCCGCTCGGGGTTCGCCCGGAAGAAGGCGTCGGTAACGTACTCCGGCGCGGACTCCCCATCGATCTCGAACAGCGGGGTCAGCTTGGCGAGGGCAACCGTGGCCGGGTTACCGCCGGCCTTAATGCGAACGTGGTAGAGCAGGTCTCCGTTCTCGGCGGTTCCATCGGATCGGAAGTCAAAGGTCGACGCCTCGTCGGGAGGGATGCGCAGGGGATCGAAGGGAGCCGCCTGCGCCACTGGGGTGGGAGCGACGACCTGGGCGGGCCGTTCGTCCAGCGCGCGGGCGGTGACGTGCGCCACAAATCTGGCTTCGCGGCAGGACGTGATGAGGAACGCCGAGACGACGACGAGGACGGATGCGCTCGAAACGGCCAGCGGGCGACGCGTCATTGGTCCGGCCGCCTCCAGTCCATTTCTAACGTCTCCCGATGTCCCTGCTGACCGGGGAGGAAGACCTCCTCGTGCGGAACGACCCGCGGCCGCGCTCCCGATCTGTCGCTCTCGGTGACGACGGTGACGCCGTCAGGGACCGGGAACGGCTCCGGCGCCCAATCGTTGTCTTCGATGAGGGCCCGCATCAGATCGCTCCAGACCTTTCCTGCCGTGAGGGAGCTGGACGGCTTCACCATCGGACGATTGTCCGTGTTGCCCATCCACACGCCGACACAAATTTGCGGGATGCAGCCGATGGTCCACGTGTCCCGGTAGTCATCCGTCGTCCCGGTTTTCACCATGTGCGGGCGCGGAAGATTGATGGGCGAGTTGGGGGCGTACGTCACCTCCCGAGCGCTCGTGTCTCCCATGACGCTCAGGAGCTGGTAAGCGAGCCGCGGATCGACGACCTGATCGCCAACCGGGTGGTCCGACGCTTCGTACAGGACGGCTCCGTTGGCGTCGGTGATTTTGAGGAACGGCTCCGCCGGCAGATACGCTCCCTCTCGCGCAATTGCCGCGTACGCGTTCGTGAGCTCCAGGAGCTTGACCTCGCCCCCGCCGAGGGTGAGGGACAGCCACCGAGGATCCCAGTTGTCAAGGGTCGTGATGCCGAACCGCCGCGCCATGTCCTGAAACGCGGGGATGCCGACGTACTTGAGCACCTTGACCGCTGGGACGTTCAGGCTGTTTCCCAGCGCATCACGCAGCGTCACGCGGCCGTAGTAGTGGTTCTCGTAATTCTTTGGCACATAGGGCGGCTGGCCGGGTGGCGCGGAAAAGACGGTGGGGGCGTCCACGACCTGCACCGCCGGGTAGAGGCCCTTTTCGAAGCCCGTCAGGTAGACCAACGGCTTGATGGACGACCCGGGCTGACGCTTCGAAATTGCCACGTTCACCTGGCCGTCGATCGATGCGTCGTTGAAGTCCTTGCTCCCCACCATGGCGAGGATCTGGCTGGTCCGAGCGTCGAGCACCACGACTGCCGTGTTGTTGGCGTGCGCCACACGTCGGACGTCTCCGTTCTCCGTGACGACGCGCTGAGCCATGCTCTGGATGCGTGGATCCAGGGTTGTCTCCACCTGAAGTCCCGCGGTGTACAGGAGTTTGGGGCCGAATCGGTCGCGCAGAATGTCCTGAACGTAGTTGGCCCAGTGCGATCCGGGCGGGAGCGCCGCATAGGTGTCGCTTAGCTCAATGGGCTCGGCTTCCATCGCGTCCGCGTCCGCTTGACGGATGAATGACGACGCGGCCATCAGGTCCAGCACGTGATTCCGGCGCGCGAGCGCGGCGTCGGGGTCGCGTTCCGGGTTGTATGCGGTGGGGCTCTGGGGCAGGCCGGCGAGCAGGGCGGCCTCCGGAACGGTCAGCTGGGCCGCGGTTTTCCCGAAATAGCGTTCGGCGGCAGCTTCGACTCCGTACGCCATGTTCCCGTAGTACACGGTGTTGAGATAGGCCTCGATGATCTGGGCTTTTGAATACCGCTCGTTCAACTGAATGGCCGCGATAGCCTCGCGAAGCTTTCGCGAGAGCGTCTGGTCGTTTCGCTCATCCCGCAGGACGATGTCCCGGGCGAGCTGCATGTCCAGCGTGCTGGCGCCCGAGCGCAATTCCTCGCTACTGGCATCCTGAATCGCGGCGCGGATGATGCCCACCGGGTCGACCCCACCATGTGTGAAGAATCGACGGTCTTCGGCCGCCAGCGTGGCCAGGACCATGTTGGGCGAAATGCGTGACAGGGGGACGCTCTGGCGCCATCCGAAGTGGACGTCGTTCACGTAAGACACGACTGACCCATCGCGCGCGGTGATGCGCGCGGTTTGGGGCAGATCGGTGTCAAGCGGTCGCCCGCCAGGGACGCCCATGGGGAATTGGCGCACCCCGCGCTCCGCCAGCATCACCGCAGAGCTCGTCGCATACGTCGTCGCCCACACGCCGAGCACGAGCGCGGCCAAGAAGGCCACGGCGAATACGATCCCGGCGCCGCGGCGTCCCCGCTGGTCGTTGCCCCGCGCGGCGCGATGGCGCAGCGGAAGGTGCAGAACGAGACGGCCGGTCGCACGCGTGCGGGCCGAAGAGGCGTCCAACGGACCCTCCACGTGCAGAGTTCAATTTCATTGTTCCACAGCGAACGCGGTGTCCTGCCGTCACACTTCGACAGAGAACCGTGACGAAAGGCGGACAAATCCCGGCCCGAAGTCCGCGCGATCTCAGGTGCTACACTTCGCCTGAGCCGCACCCGTGGAGTTTCACCACTCGACATGGCAGTGAGAGTTCTGACAAGCGCGGACGTTGAAGACCTCGTCACCTTCGACGACGCGGTCGCGTGTCTCGAGACGGCTTTCTGCGTGCAAGCCAAAGGAGGCGTCGCCGCCTGGCCACCATCGCTGATGCGGAGCGACGGGGCTTTGCTGATCCTGCGCTCCGGTGGCATTGCAGGCCAGCATCGGATGGGGGTGCGGGTCACGACCGGACCGCACAATCCGTCGTACGCCCTCGTCTACGATACGCCGTCGGGTCGGCTGAAGAGCTTCATGGCGTATCCCTTCTCAGACCTTCGATTGGACGCGACGGTCGCTCTCGGCACACGGGTCCTTGCGCCAGCAACCGTGCGCCAGCTCACGTTACTGGGGACCGGTCGACTCGCCCTTGGACTGATCGAGAGCGTGTGCCGGGTGCGACCCGTGGAGCGCATCGCTGCGTTCAGCCGACACGAAGGCCCGAGGCGTGAGTTCGCGGCCAAAGCCAGCGCGGCGCTGGGAATACCCGTGACGCCAGTCGATGATCCCGAGCGCGCGGTTTCCGATTCGGACATGGTCCTCGTCATTACGAACGCGACCACGCCGGCTCTGCACGGCTCGTGGCTGGCGCCCGGCGCATTCGTGGTGGCAGCTGGGCTCCGGTCAGAGGTGGATGACGAGGTATTCATCCGCGCCAGCCAGATTGTTACGACGTCCAAAGTGCAGGAGATGAACGTCCACGACTACCGCGAGGATTGGCCGCTGGTGCGGGCGCTCCGCTCGCGCAACCTCGACTTCGAGGCGCACGTCCTGGAGCTGGGCCAGGTGATCGCCGGCGAGGTCGCGCGCAGCCCGGGGATCGTCGTGCTGCGCGAGGCGCAGGGTGGGTTCGGCGACATCGCCCTCGCCAGCCTGGGGTACGAGCGGGCGCTGGCCCTCGGGCGCGGCGTGGAGCTCGACATTAGTTGACATAATTGGACAGGCCCGGCCGGTTTTCCAGCCAGATCGTACAAGGAGATCGTCGAACATGCGGACTCAGGACAATCCGTTCGGCACTCGCGCAACCCTAACCGGGGATGGTTGGTCGGCGACGTACCATCGGCTCGCCGCGCTCGCGGCGCAGGGGTTTCCGGGGATCGCTCGCCTGCCCTTTACCGTCAAGATCCTCTTGGAAAACGTCGTACGGCGTTTTGATGGGTACGTGTTTGGAGAGGACGACGTGCGACTGCTCGCGGGCTGGGACCCGGGGACCTCGCCCGTTACCGAGTTTCCGTTCTTGCCGTCCCGCGTCGTGCTCCAGGACTTCACCGGTGTGCCCGCGGTGGTGGACCTGGCGGCGATGCGCTCAGCGGTCGCCCGCATGAAGGGCGATCCCGAGCGCATCAATCCGCTGGTGCCCGCCGATCTCGTCGTCGACCACTCGGTGCAGGTCGATTCGTATGGGTCGACATTCTCCTTCGGCGTGAACGTCGAGAAGGAATACGAGCGCAACCGGGAGCGCTACGCGCTGCTCCGCTGGGCGCAATCAGCCTTCCAGAACTTTCGGGTCATTCCGCCCGGAATGGGGATCATCCATCAGGTGAACCTGGAGTTCCTTTCCAGCGTCGTCCACCGCCGTGCTGAGAACGGGGAGACGGTCGCGTATCCAGACACGCTCGTGGGCACCGACTCCCACACGACGATGGTCAACGGGCTGGGCGTGCTGGGCTGGGGGGTCGGCGGTATCGAGGCTGAGGCGGCGCTCCTGGGACAGCCAATGTATTTGCTGACTCCTCAGGTGGTCGGCTTCAGGCTTCACGGCGAGCTGCGAGAGGGCGCGACGGCCACAGACCTTGTGCTCACGGTGACCCAGATGCTCCGACAGCACGGGGTCGTCGATAAGTTCGTCGAGTTTTACGGGTCGGGGTTGAGCCATCTTCGGCTCGCCGACCGCGCCACGATCTCGAACATGTCCCCCGAGTACGGCGCGACGGCAGCGCTGTTCCCCGTGGACGATGAGACGCTCCGCTATCTTCAAATGACGGGCCGTCCGCGAGAGCTGGTCGACCTCGTGGAGCGCTATGCCAAGGAGCAAGGGCTGTTCCGCACCGACGCGACGCCCGCGCCGACGTTCTCTGAGTCGCTCGAGTTGGACCTCTCCACCGTGGAGCCGAGCCTCGCGGGGCCGCGCCGGCCGCAGGACCGCGTTCCGCTCGGAATGATGGCGGACCAATTCCGCGCGGCGTTTCCGCAGCAGTTCCTCGCGCCCGAGTCGCCGTCCGTGGCCGAAGAGAAGGCGCGCTTCGATTCCGAGGGGGGCACCGTGAACGAAGCGCAGGCGCCATCCCGACCACCCGTCCCCGTGAAGCCGTCCGCCCGGAGCGTCCCGGTCGAGATGGACGGGACGTCCACAGCCGTCGGGTCGGGGTCCGTCGTCATCGCGGCGATCACGAGCTGCACCAACACGTCCAACCCCTCCGTCATGGTGGGCGCGGGCCTGCTCGCGAAGAAGGCTGTCGAGCGCGGCCTGACGGTCAAGCCCTTCGTCAAGACGAGTCTCGCGCCGGGCTCGCGCGCCGTGACGGACTATCTCAAGAATTCCGGTCTGCTCCCATATCTCGAGGCGCTGCGGTTTCACGTCGTCGGGTACGGCTGCACGACGTGCATCGGAAACAGCGGACCTCTCCCCGAGCCGGTCGCGAATGCCGTGAAGGCGAACGACCTCGTCGTTGCATCGGTCCTTAGCGGAAATCGCAACTTCGAAGGGCGGATTCATCCCCTCGTGCGGGCCTCCTACCTCGCGTCACCGCCGCTCGTCGTCGCGTACGCCCTGGCCGGATCGGTCGACGTGGACCTCACGACGGAGCCGCTCGGACTCGATCCGGAGGGGGAGCCGGTCTTCCTCCGCGACGTCTGGCCCACGACTCAGGAGATCCAGGACGTCCTGAACGCGACCCTCGACCGACGGGTGTTTGAGCGGACCTACGCAAATGTGTTCGAGGGTGACGATGAATGGAAGGCGCTGCCCATTCCTGAGGGAAGCCTCTACGCCTGGGATTCCGCTTCCACATACGTACAAGAGCCGCCATTCTTCGAGAACCTTTCTCCGCAGCCCGGACACTTGGGGGATATCCGTGGGGCCCGCGCGCTCCTCGTGCTCGGCGACTCCATCACGACAGACCACATCTCACCCGCCGGCTCCATCGAGCCCGACTGCCCCGCCGGTCGCTATCTCATCGACCACGGCGTCGCACCGCGCGACTTCAACAGCTACGGAGCGCGCCGTGGCAACCACGAGGTGATGATGCGCGGGACGTTCGGAAACGTACGGCTTCGCAACATGCTCACGCCAGACCGCGAGGGGGACTGGACGATCCACCATCCGACCGGGGAGATCATGCGCGTGTTCGACGCGTCACGGCGCTACATCGCAGATCGGACGCCTCTGATCGTCCTGGCGGGGAAGGAGTATGGGTCTGGAAGCTCGCGCGATTGGGCAGCCAAGGGCCCGCTCTTGCTCGGAGTCAAGGCCGCGATCGCCGAGAGCTACGAGCGGATCCATCGAAGCAACCTGGTCGGCATGGGCATACTACCGCTCCAGTACATGCCGGGTGAGACCGCCAGCAGCCTCGGACTCGACGGGACGGAGACGTTCGAGATCTCCGGCCTCTCTGACGATCTCAAGCCACGTCAGGAGTTGTCGATTCGCGCGACGCGCAAGGACGGCTCAACGGTGACGTTTCGGGCCATCGCGCGCGTCGACAGCCCAGTGGACGTGGAGTATCTGCGCCACGGCGGCGTGCTGAATATGGTGCTGCGAAATCTGGCCGCCACGTAGTCGGCGAGCAGTCGTCTGGCGGGTGGGGGGGCGCCCGCTACGCGAGGAGCGCTTTCATGTCGCGCAGCGCGGCGATGTGGTCTGCGACGGTGGCGAGCCCTGCGCCCACCGTGTTCACCGTGACGTAGGTCGCATCGAGCGCCTGCCACGTCGCGAAATCGCGCTGACGCTCGTCGGGCGTGGTCCCGCGCATGGTCACTCCGCCCTGGAGGCCGACAGCGGCCGGGTCGCGGTTGTTCTCGCGTACGTACCCGCGCAGGCGGTGCACGCTTTCCACGATCTCGGCCGTTGGCCGCCCGCTCACAATCCATCCATCTGCGATCGCGGCCACGCGA contains:
- a CDS encoding radical SAM protein — translated: MTAPVRPRSADLRLPPLPTFVQLEPVGQCNLRCAMCPIQFREDGPPYGPPAFMEWRIFEAILDQLPGLEELHLQGLGEPMMHPRFFDMVRFATARGVRVSTNSNCTLLTPRRAEECVRSGLDWLHASVDGATRDTYERIRVRAQFDRLLDNIGSLRSAKARLESDLPHMRLVMVLMRENLHELPEIVRLAHAFAFEAVFVQHLCHDFGESSLPDRYRPMREFVQRQTLLGSDEEQVHRVFAEARDVADQLGVELRLPNLRPRPHAPGVPGPDRCAWPWSGAYVSYQGIAMPCCMVATPDRANLGNMGNGGVAAIWWGPEYARFRQQLASDRPPGVCEACSVYSGTF
- a CDS encoding glycosyltransferase, which gives rise to MTASGLKVSVVVPTFWRPDQIARCLTALQRQDLPPDEFEIIVADDAASRECERLVTAFASQSRPGPTIRYVPVHDAHGPAAARNLGWRAAGAEIVAFTDDDCVPSPSWLRHGLQAMKDGADGVWGAVRVPIPPNPTDYEREVSRLEDAEFATANCFFRRSAIAEIGGFDERYTAAWREDSDLWFSLLEHGKRLVHAPDALVVHPVRPAPWGISLRLQRLSQFNALLYKKHPVLYRARVQSAPPIRYYSILASALGFVGGLLTRRHPVAAAAAALWILLTGQFCAERLRATSRHPSHVAEILVTSSLIPLVSIFWRVRGAFRFRVVFL
- a CDS encoding carbamoyltransferase C-terminal domain-containing protein, which encodes MYTLGINSAFHDSSACLICDGVIVSAAEEERFTRVKHGKRPTPFSAYELPYHAIDYCLQEANLRLVDVQHVAYSFDPFQLLARRNADRRLVLPLEPSSVEATPSWESPWEPLFLSYVVNAPRQLASGAPHHLRSRFEGARPDGPYTWHFVDHHLTHAASAFHASPFDRAAVLTVDGRGERATTSYSLGSGRELEQIGRVEMPNSLGLLYEQVTAYLGFLRASDEYKVMALAAFGTPRYLAEFHRIVERAPDGQFVVHQVDFGPLFGPGRARNGAWEQRHFDVAASLQRVLEETVLEVARWLHERTRAENLCVAGGVGLNCVMNARLRDEGPFRRMWVQPAAGDAGTSLGAALWVDAHERAGAERCYRMDDVFLGPSFSDDEIERFLTWAKIPFRRLEDVPRETAEILAEDKIVGWFQGRMEFGPRALGARSILASPIHASMQERLNEIKDREDFRPVAPVVLEEEAPNWFRGAATSPFMLFVHEVLPEVADRIPAVRHIDGTARIQTINRSQHPVYYDLVRAFSRRTGVPILVNTSFNTRGEPIVCTPRDAVECFWSSPLDALAIGSFLVTKAELRR
- a CDS encoding transglycosylase domain-containing protein, with protein sequence MDASSARTRATGRLVLHLPLRHRAARGNDQRGRRGAGIVFAVAFLAALVLGVWATTYATSSAVMLAERGVRQFPMGVPGGRPLDTDLPQTARITARDGSVVSYVNDVHFGWRQSVPLSRISPNMVLATLAAEDRRFFTHGGVDPVGIIRAAIQDASSEELRSGASTLDMQLARDIVLRDERNDQTLSRKLREAIAAIQLNERYSKAQIIEAYLNTVYYGNMAYGVEAAAERYFGKTAAQLTVPEAALLAGLPQSPTAYNPERDPDAALARRNHVLDLMAASSFIRQADADAMEAEPIELSDTYAALPPGSHWANYVQDILRDRFGPKLLYTAGLQVETTLDPRIQSMAQRVVTENGDVRRVAHANNTAVVVLDARTSQILAMVGSKDFNDASIDGQVNVAISKRQPGSSIKPLVYLTGFEKGLYPAVQVVDAPTVFSAPPGQPPYVPKNYENHYYGRVTLRDALGNSLNVPAVKVLKYVGIPAFQDMARRFGITTLDNWDPRWLSLTLGGGEVKLLELTNAYAAIAREGAYLPAEPFLKITDANGAVLYEASDHPVGDQVVDPRLAYQLLSVMGDTSAREVTYAPNSPINLPRPHMVKTGTTDDYRDTWTIGCIPQICVGVWMGNTDNRPMVKPSSSLTAGKVWSDLMRALIEDNDWAPEPFPVPDGVTVVTESDRSGARPRVVPHEEVFLPGQQGHRETLEMDWRRPDQ
- the acnA gene encoding aconitate hydratase AcnA, translated to MRTQDNPFGTRATLTGDGWSATYHRLAALAAQGFPGIARLPFTVKILLENVVRRFDGYVFGEDDVRLLAGWDPGTSPVTEFPFLPSRVVLQDFTGVPAVVDLAAMRSAVARMKGDPERINPLVPADLVVDHSVQVDSYGSTFSFGVNVEKEYERNRERYALLRWAQSAFQNFRVIPPGMGIIHQVNLEFLSSVVHRRAENGETVAYPDTLVGTDSHTTMVNGLGVLGWGVGGIEAEAALLGQPMYLLTPQVVGFRLHGELREGATATDLVLTVTQMLRQHGVVDKFVEFYGSGLSHLRLADRATISNMSPEYGATAALFPVDDETLRYLQMTGRPRELVDLVERYAKEQGLFRTDATPAPTFSESLELDLSTVEPSLAGPRRPQDRVPLGMMADQFRAAFPQQFLAPESPSVAEEKARFDSEGGTVNEAQAPSRPPVPVKPSARSVPVEMDGTSTAVGSGSVVIAAITSCTNTSNPSVMVGAGLLAKKAVERGLTVKPFVKTSLAPGSRAVTDYLKNSGLLPYLEALRFHVVGYGCTTCIGNSGPLPEPVANAVKANDLVVASVLSGNRNFEGRIHPLVRASYLASPPLVVAYALAGSVDVDLTTEPLGLDPEGEPVFLRDVWPTTQEIQDVLNATLDRRVFERTYANVFEGDDEWKALPIPEGSLYAWDSASTYVQEPPFFENLSPQPGHLGDIRGARALLVLGDSITTDHISPAGSIEPDCPAGRYLIDHGVAPRDFNSYGARRGNHEVMMRGTFGNVRLRNMLTPDREGDWTIHHPTGEIMRVFDASRRYIADRTPLIVLAGKEYGSGSSRDWAAKGPLLLGVKAAIAESYERIHRSNLVGMGILPLQYMPGETASSLGLDGTETFEISGLSDDLKPRQELSIRATRKDGSTVTFRAIARVDSPVDVEYLRHGGVLNMVLRNLAAT